TTTCAGTATTAATCACGTACGTCTGTGGAAAAATCAGGAGTTGCTTTAAGAGTCCTGGACAATCATTTACCAGATAATGAGGTTTTGCATTCATTGCAACCTTTTGCTTGTCACCCAGTATACAATGTTCTATTCTTGTTGGCCCACTTTTCTGCTGTCACCATACGTGTGACTTATAGTTTCACTTCTTTCTATCACAAGTGCTGCTTGCATATCATCACAGTATACAATGTTCTATTCCAGGTACATATAGCTGGTGTTGGCGATTTCCCTATAGCGGACATTACAGGTTACCAGACCCTTGCCTTACCATCTGCTGCCAAAATGAATGAATTGAAAGGCAATGAGATCTTCTTTATGCCCCAATGCCTGATCTTGGGAATCTTTTGGATGACCAGTGTCTGGCTCCTAATGAGTCTGTTCAGTTATCTGAAGAAAATGGGAAATGTGCTCGAGAAGGTGATATCTACTCAGTTTTCTCTCTAACTTTAGTTTGGAAGTTATCTTCTCAAAGACGCTAGTAGTACTACGATGGTTGAGAGTTGAAATAGCATCAAATCCTTGCCAAACATGGCTTTCTATAGTTCTTTGTAGTCAATTGTGTGCTTTCCTCACCAGATGCAATGAAAACTTTTGACGCAGCAACTGAAGAGCAGAAGCTTAGAAGGCTTGCACTTCAAGCAATATTTGTTGCTGTTTCCTTTTCTTAAAGGTTCCGGGTCACCAGACGAGGAGAGTGATTCCAGAAGGGGGTCCGAGTTCCACGAGCAACAAGCTAATTGTGGTGGATATTCTGACAAGGTAAGCTGGCTTCACAATGCAACGAATTTCAGTTTGAGGAAAGTAGAAGCTAAAACGTTTGTGGATATTGCAGGTGGAGGAGGTTGACATTCAGAAACAGATTAATTTGTAGACGTCAACAATCTTGATGGGTAACTGCTTGGAGTTCGAGGGTATGCGAAAAGGGACTTATTTACGGTTGGAAGTTTGTGACGTTCCTTCTGAGATGGTCGAAAATTTTGATCCCTATCACCCTATTCTGGTTGGAGGTATCAGTCTTGAAGAGGAAAATGTTGGATATATGCAGGTTGTTAAGCCTTTCCTTCCTTTAAATTACTATGTCAAAGTATGCTGTATTGCTTATTGTACTGTTCGAAAGAAATTTCATTCATTACTTATAGAGTGAGATATGTACGTCTACAAAACTTCCTAGTTATGTACTTTGTGTTGTTTTCCAGGCAAGGCTTAAGCAACATAGTTGGCACACAAAACTattgaagacaagatccgatcaCTGTTTCAATTGGTTGGAGACGTTACCAGACGACACCGGTGTATGCCGTGGAAGAAACCAGACGAACTGGTTCTCATGAGATGCTCCACTACGCTCCTGAGCACAGGGACTGTCTTGCGATGTTTGGGGCCCTCTTGCATCCTCAAATACTGGACTTGTTGCTGTACAGAGTGTCCCAGGCGATAAGGTCTGATGTAGTATATTTGGTTAATGTTAAACTGTGTTGTttatctacttcttcttctgaagATGATATCTTTTAATTGTTTGCTACCAACTATGTGACATGGAGATACTTTTTCTTAACTATGTGACCGGCAGATATGTTCACTATTGCTCATGTACTTATTTATTGAATCTTTATTAATAAACGACTTGCATTTGAACCCCAGGCAGCTTTCAGATCACAGCAACGGGTTTCCTGCTGGGTTTCAACCAAGCTGAAAAAATTGTGATGGAACATAAACAGAAGGGAACTCCTTACAAGATAATGGAAATACTGCTCTTATCCAGGACATGTTTACATCAGATCTTGACGTTTGCTAGGCATAAAGATGTAGTAATTTGGACTGCTAGTGGTATTCGTGGCAAGGTTATTGAGGTTCGTATGCCTTACATGAAAATGATTTCCTCTATTCTATATTTGTGCTCGCATGCTTATTCCCTATCAAGTATCTAAATTGTTTAATAAGTTGAGATCCGTTTACTTCTCTGATATTGTAGTTTTTAGTAAATAAAGTTAGTTAGTGTGGTCGTTCTTTCAAATCGTCAAACATCAGGTCATTTCTATGTGGTACATGGCTATCCAGTGCATTGACTAATGTGCTATAGAGTCGGCTAAACTGTTCTCCTAGTGAATACCCAGATTGTATACATGCTTGCGTTGAATTCTATTGTTGTATCAGGAGCTCCTACATTCCCGTGAAGCTTCTTTTTGTTGTTACTTACCGTTTTGTTTTGGGGCAGGCTGCAAGAAAAAAGCTTGTTTATAAACTAATGAGGAAGGGAGATAAACCTAGTGAAGGGATTGCTAGATGCGCTTTCATCGCGAAATTCGTATGAGTGATGAATTTTTCATGGTTGTATGGAAACCAGTTCAGGTTCCCGCTCTTTCAACCCATACACGGCATCCCAGTTCAGGGATTCACTGGACAAGGTTATCTTCTAATCTGCACTTAGGGATGACTTACTATTTCATTCTGCTATCTGACTTATTTGTCCCGAAACCAAGGATGATCCTACTCGAAGGCAGACCCTTGGACAACGACGTGTTGTGGTCTTTCCTGAAGGGGAACCTAGATCTAGTAGGCAGTGCTTAAAGAGTATAAGGTAAGAAATTGTGTTTGCCCTGTTCGGTTTAGCTTTCAGGATTATGAAGTTGTCAACTCTTGGTCTGATTTGATGGATATTATGTATTTTGACAGAGTTAAAAAGAAGCAGAAGgcagtggagaagaagaagaaatcagaaatGTTGGTGTTCCCCGAGGAAAAAATGCGCTTTAGAAAAAAGTTGAAGTGGTTATAAGAAGAGAAACAGATAAACGTAATGGAAATTGTAAGCAAGGCTAGAGAAAATCACAAATGTAAATTTTAATGCTTATTATGTTAGCTTGAAGTTTGTATTCAAAAGATAGTCCCTTGAGTTATGGGGGGGATTGACAAATTTGTCTCTAGTCTTTTATACTGTCTGTCCCGTCTTAAAAAATTTCAGATCACAAATCTGACCCTATTAAGAGCATCCACAGCCACGACCAAATTTGTGGACTATAATCAAATTTGGTCGTGAATTGAAACACAGTGGGtgagactaaacccaaatatagtccaTTTTTGTAGGGTTTGGGACTAAATTTGATCACCCACACGGACTATAATCAAAATTGGTGGGGCGTGAGTATAGCTAGCGCTTGAGAGTAGACGTGGGTTTAGCATGCGCTTGGAATCAGGCGTGAGTTTAATCAACGCCCATCATTGTATGCGCTAGTATAATGTCCGTCTGAATGTAGGCGCTAGTATAATGCCCGTCCAAAGAAAATGAGACGGATCTTAAATATTCTACGCCTGATCTCCAGACGTTGATATAGAGCGACTCCGCTCATTATCAGACGCAGACTATATGTCCGCCAGATTAAAATTTAGTCTTCACCTACGGCACTTCAGCTCCAAAAATGCCAAAAAAAATTTTAGCATTTGGTATGATTTTTAATATTTAGTCCTGTCTATGACCGTGGTTGCTCTAAGACCTAATGTTTAAACCACCTTCAAAAACCTCTTGGTTGTGTATATGGTCCTTGAGCTTTACTAATTTGGTCGGCAAGAACCTTGCTTTGTCATTCTTCATTTTATAGCTTCCCAGATGAATTGTGAATGTTTTAGGGCGTACAAGAAAATTCTACGGATATAAAAAGACTAAACTAATGTGGGGTTAAGAGCGAATCCTACGGGTAGTCCCCAAATGAAGACGATCTTTTTCATACGAAAGAGTACTCGTTCAATAGAAAGGGTGAAGCTTTTATGGCCAAAATTGAAAGAGGACACTACACGGGTAAGCATCTCCCGTTTAagatttttttccaaaatttACTAATAAAATAATGGTTGGagggaaaaatatattttaaagaACTGATTTTCAAGCATTCACGGGGGACAGTCCCCGGTGAGATAGTGAAAAGCAATGTAAACGAGGGACTATCCCCCGTCCAACCCTCTCTTTTTTAACTAtacgggggactgtcccccgtataacttttttttttcaaacgggGACAGTCTCCCGTCTAGTGTAGACTACCGACCACTCGTTCGCATGAACGTGTTGGGGGTGGAAGTGGGGTAAAAGCTACCCATGGCAGCTTCTAATTAGAGCAAATTGGTAGTTTACTCCTTCAAATGAAAGAGTCACACTACCATAGCATTTGCTCTAAGGGGTATTCTAGGGTACCTAATTACTTAGTTACCCTCGActaatttatcaatttatttaatattatatttactttactttaaaaaaacttattttattagttttttcatttttttaatctttcattttattttctttccttctcttctctaTACCCACCCAAATGCATAATACAAAGTATTTCTCACAAACCCCTGActtatctttttgtttttgatCGTAGTTACAGAATTAAGTTCGATTGATAATTGAAACGAATTATCAGTCGAACTGCTCTCTTTTTTTATTCCATTCTGAAGGTgtcgatgaacagttcggctgataattaaacACGAAAATGATAGCCGAACTTTGTTTTATAAAGAACAACACTAAGTTCGACTGTCCTATTTTTTGCTCGCATCAGCGGAACCTAAGTTCGAAAGTTACAGAGTGACGTTCCGCTGATAACTTGTTAGCCGAACCTATATACTTTTTCAGAACACTTAGGTTTGGCTGATAACTTGTTAGCCGAACCTAGTGTgttgtaaataaaaaaaaattataaaaaataacgggtagctagctcagctggtcatccccgttcctcaaAGGTTTGATGCGCTTCAGGATGTCCCCGGTTCAAGTCCCTGATGACGCAATATTGCataatttgacatggaaggtagagttagctttccccccttgcgacataatcagcTCCCCTATCCACTTCGGCTCCCTTGGATGGTTTCTCATGAGGCTCGATGGTAGGCTAGCACGAATACTTTTTCAACTAAtttagtagtacgttgttggagcttagattGTTAGGATTCCAACTAGATTCTTGTAATAATACTCTTTGCCCTCAACGGcatcattttaaaaataaaataaaataataataagaaataaaaacgggcccctagctcagctggtcatccccgtttcccaaagtttgatgcgctccaggaggtcccaggttcgagccgccaatgacgtaatattgcagaaattaacatggaaggtagagttagcttgctccccttgtgacacaatctcagcccccgcatccgcttcggctcccttggctaggttacccatgaggctcgctggtaggctagcacaacaacctgttcaattaatgtagtagtatgttgttggatgatacatgtgtatcttcctctcccagggaactagtgatcctcaagatggATTGAGGATAGAATTGTAATTTAGGAGTGATAGTATTCCTATAGAAGGAAATTAAATTCgtaagaggtttgggaaaccaaacaaaagtaaggaagtatacctAGATAAGAAAATACTTCCTacacaaggtaatattcctaaaaagggaaatatacctagaaaagaaattattcctagataaggaattattcttagaaaaggaaataaattcctagataaggaattattcctagaaggtttgagaaaccaaaaccaaaagctataaatagagatgtttagctcattgCTAAGACATATCTAGAGAGTGtggtttgacacctagaaaatgaggtttaacacacatacctagagggaagtttgtgaggcaattaattattgtaaaagtaaGCTTAGAAAATaatttaaggttatttacctagagagactgtgcgcgtaacaaagagagaattgtaatagttttcttgttcataatttagagaagatatatttcttcggaaCTGGTTTttagtgtgttctgttttctagttttagtctattattattctgaattctgcCTCTATAGTAATAGTCGCCAAGTGTTGATGAGGGTTTTTAGCTTAGTGTTGAAATCGTAAAACTTAGTCAAACGGTGACGTCACatgtgagtaataatgtcgccactatcACATTCATTGAactattcaacatgtctgcgtaaaattaccggggtaccttttttatgtatatgccatgctccacggcagagccctcggtactgactggcataaTCTCTGCACATgtcagccgcgcatgctagccaaacgtgccagtggcatgccatgccagccacatatccgcgccaaaggcatgccaaccatgccagccgcaccaccgtgccaatggcatgccatgccagcacatctccgcgccaaaggcatgccaaccatcccagccgcaccaccatgccggccacatctccgcgccaaaggcatgccaaccatgccagccgcaccatcgttccaatggcatgccatgccatccacatctctgagccaaaggcatgccaaccatgccagttgcaccatcgttccaatggcatgccatgccagccacatctccgcgccaaaggcatgccaaccatgccagtcacaccaccgtgacaatggcatgccatgccagccacatctccgcgctaaaggCATGTCAATCATGCCATCCGCGCCatcgtgccaatgtcatgccatgccagccacatctccgcgccaaaggcatgccaaccatgccagccgcaccatcgtgccaatggcatgccatgccagccacatctccgcgccaaaggcatgccaaccatgccagccgcaccatcgtgccaatggcatgccatgccagccacatctccgcgccaaggcatgccaaccatgccagccgcaccactgtgccaaaggcatgccatgtcagccacatctccgcgctaaggcatgccaaccataccagccgcacccctgtgccaaaggcatacaatgacagccacatctccgcgccaagccatgccaaccatgccagtcgcaccactgtgccaaagccatgcgggccTACCACCATGACGTtggatgccaaacggagggttgcaataatcaacgactacccttccatctgagatacagatcttagccgtacaagttctccacctaatGCATGAAAACTTCCGGCCCAAAGCCAAGCATCACGTTTTATgccagaaccctaattttggtcgcgcctaaaacatgccaaagccatgcggccctaccaccatgccgctggctgccaaacgaagggttgcaacaatcaacgactacccttccatctgagatacagatctcagccatacaagttcgccacctaacgcatggaaacttccggcccagggccaaacatcacggtttatgccaaaaccctaattttggccgcgcctaaaacatgccaaagccatgtggcCCTatcaccatgccgctggcttccaaacgaagggttgcaacaatcaacggctaccctgatgtgatttgtagatagtggtaaaagtggttcgattctcagacttgtgaagtatattaattagacttaaattctaatattaaaataaaaaaatcactaaaaaatttagcaaactcaatcaaagatgatatcaatattaaaagaaacactggcgctaagattccactattttccaagttcaaagtgattaaaccaatacttatatttatgcaatcttctcgtttaatttgattctaaaatattacaacaagtagattttcaaaagtagtaattgtaaataccaagtatgaagcatcaaaagtcttaaaactaagcatacttcatcaaaatagatcacaatcactcaaataaaaatcatattcaataatagttcaaggcaaataatcatataattattgcaaataaaaagataaaatagaatataccactttttattggaaaaatagcttcctctatcgcctcagcaatggggtttaactcctcatattaatcatgatctcaaaatatgtgtttgttgctcaaaagatgattaatagagtgaaaagtaataacacagactgtttgcaacagtgtattggtgttgcaaaacagctgttacaatggaactgttacagaaaaactgttgctttgtcgctgattttaagaccctagaatagactgccctgcacagcttaatgttcttcagctgttaaacaacgacactgttctgcgatttcgtgcgtcaatgttcttcgcgttcttctcttcagcagcagcaagcagcagaaacagagtttggtaaagctctgatttcttcttctctggctctccttaggttcccaaactctcgacacctcttctatatgacccaagacatctatttatatcaaaaataccgattaaatctctcccaaatcttccaaaatctttccttctcttcacggccaagttgcggcaatttcttgttttagatttctacgcgtttctgagctttcctttttattctaaactcttccttagatagatacaaatctttgggaaagtttacaagctttaatctctctaaaattccctaaaacaggtcacacacgtgacttt
This genomic stretch from Papaver somniferum cultivar HN1 chromosome 5, ASM357369v1, whole genome shotgun sequence harbors:
- the LOC113279744 gene encoding uncharacterized protein LOC113279744, producing the protein MNELKGNEIFFMPQCLILGIFWMTSVWLLMSLFSYLKKMGNVLEKQLKSRSLEGLHFKQYLLLFPFLKGSGSPDEESDSRRGSEFHEQQANCGGYSDKVEEVDIQKQINL